Proteins encoded together in one Oceanobacillus iheyensis HTE831 window:
- a CDS encoding YjcG family protein: MKYGIAIFPSKTIQDQANALRKRYDPRYSLIPPHLTLKESFEADEETLSETVEELRKIAKETEPFHIQINKVSTFEPVTNTIYFKVEPIQQLNDLHTKLHEGKFDDNQTHPFVPHITIAQDLEHDEFSDILGRLQMEGFNLEDYVDRFQLLYQLDNESWTVYQTFVLGRD; the protein is encoded by the coding sequence ATGAAATACGGCATTGCAATTTTCCCATCTAAAACAATCCAGGATCAGGCTAACGCATTAAGAAAGCGATATGACCCTCGTTATTCATTAATACCACCTCACTTAACATTAAAAGAATCTTTTGAAGCTGACGAAGAAACTTTAAGTGAGACAGTTGAAGAGCTTCGCAAGATCGCAAAAGAAACCGAACCGTTCCATATTCAAATTAATAAAGTAAGTACGTTTGAGCCAGTAACAAATACTATTTATTTCAAAGTTGAACCAATTCAACAACTTAATGACTTGCACACAAAATTACATGAAGGTAAATTTGATGATAATCAGACCCATCCATTTGTACCTCATATTACTATTGCCCAAGATTTGGAGCACGATGAGTTTTCCGATATCTTAGGAAGATTACAAATGGAAGGTTTCAATCTGGAAGATTATGTTGATCGATTTCAATTACTATACCAATTAGACAATGAATCTTGGACAGTTTACCAAACATTTGTTTTAGGAAGGGATTAA
- a CDS encoding GNAT family N-acetyltransferase gives MEVKMAQSREELEQAYHIRMIVFVEEQEVPAEEELDEHDATATHFLAYEHGSAIAASRLRYTDEGYGKLERICVLKAHRGKSVGQQLIAAMEEEIKHQNYHKAKLNAQTHALNFYKKLGYHVISDEFMDAGIPHVTMVKDL, from the coding sequence ATGGAAGTCAAAATGGCACAGTCAAGAGAAGAATTAGAACAGGCATATCATATCCGTATGATTGTATTTGTAGAAGAACAAGAAGTGCCTGCTGAAGAAGAATTAGATGAACATGATGCCACCGCTACTCATTTTTTAGCCTATGAGCATGGTTCTGCTATTGCAGCAAGTCGCTTAAGGTATACAGATGAAGGTTATGGCAAATTAGAAAGAATTTGTGTTTTAAAAGCTCATCGCGGGAAATCTGTTGGCCAACAACTGATAGCTGCGATGGAAGAAGAAATAAAACATCAAAATTATCATAAAGCAAAATTAAATGCACAAACGCACGCATTAAATTTCTATAAGAAATTAGGGTATCATGTGATATCAGATGAATTTATGGATGCAGGAATTCCACATGTAACCATGGTAAAAGATTTATAA
- a CDS encoding CotO family spore coat protein — protein MSKSEYAKEPLLYIHQPDLNQPKATMQHHFMGNRNRSAHSKNEIKDSLIPRKTRSGKQIKEFTNKEVQNQENHEDNKKKKQFKAMSINEKIDYFLDRSEYAPPINCLVITDQKKYRGIILDTTKEEVKFRPSNRKNSIKITYDVIKDIQLVGF, from the coding sequence ATGTCAAAAAGTGAATATGCAAAAGAGCCATTGCTTTATATTCATCAGCCTGACTTGAATCAGCCTAAAGCTACGATGCAACATCATTTTATGGGGAATCGTAATAGAAGTGCACATTCAAAAAATGAAATAAAAGACTCTTTAATCCCTAGAAAAACAAGAAGTGGAAAACAAATAAAAGAGTTCACCAATAAAGAAGTTCAAAATCAAGAAAACCATGAAGACAATAAAAAGAAAAAGCAATTTAAAGCGATGTCTATTAACGAAAAAATTGATTATTTTCTTGACCGCTCAGAGTACGCTCCTCCTATTAATTGTTTAGTAATTACAGATCAAAAAAAGTACCGAGGAATAATCCTAGATACAACGAAAGAAGAAGTGAAATTTCGTCCATCTAACCGAAAAAACAGCATTAAAATTACTTATGATGTAATAAAAGATATTCAATTAGTAGGATTCTAA
- a CDS encoding YetF domain-containing protein, producing MSGYFSMFFEMVIGFVALFLVTKILGKTQISQITPFDFIAALLLGELVGNALFDQNAGIIDILFVITIYAIIMYISEIITQKYKHTRHMIEGFPSIVIYNGKLIRDTMKKNKLDINQLQHLLRTKDTFSIQEVEFAVLEANGTLSVLKKSDYQIPTRKDLKMSTTEVDLSTTLINDGEVIQDNLKEKNLSIEWLMEQIKKEGYERIEDVFYAEYIKDKPLFLLPYINRNHQKWDVD from the coding sequence ATGAGTGGATATTTCAGCATGTTTTTTGAGATGGTTATAGGCTTTGTTGCACTTTTTCTTGTTACAAAAATCCTTGGGAAAACACAGATTTCGCAAATAACTCCCTTTGATTTTATCGCAGCATTATTACTTGGTGAATTAGTAGGCAATGCTTTATTCGATCAAAATGCCGGAATCATTGATATATTATTCGTTATTACCATTTATGCAATAATTATGTATATATCAGAAATTATCACACAAAAATACAAGCATACTCGACATATGATAGAAGGTTTCCCTTCCATTGTAATTTACAATGGAAAGTTAATTCGTGACACAATGAAGAAAAACAAACTTGATATTAATCAGCTACAACATTTACTTCGTACAAAGGATACATTTTCTATTCAGGAAGTTGAATTTGCCGTTTTAGAAGCGAATGGTACATTATCTGTTCTCAAAAAATCGGACTACCAAATACCTACCCGAAAAGATTTAAAAATGAGTACAACAGAAGTAGATTTATCAACAACATTGATTAATGACGGTGAAGTAATACAGGATAATTTAAAGGAGAAAAACCTTAGTATAGAATGGTTGATGGAGCAAATTAAGAAAGAAGGATATGAAAGGATCGAAGATGTATTTTACGCAGAGTATATAAAAGACAAGCCTCTTTTCCTCCTACCTTATATCAACCGTAATCATCAAAAATGGGATGTGGACTAA
- a CDS encoding CotY/CotZ family spore coat protein, which translates to MGCGKNYDTGSCVADILKDIVDAQNDIVENCCDTSCDQSINDLLGENDTSNGLDTVPVILYCKDCKPFKGFGAVREHRSKIGDILSSFIFRVKKVDKDNCAVLELLLSDGESCGYDHLKDPTEQSTHDLEATGICITVDLDCFCHVTCLPAINAFN; encoded by the coding sequence ATGGGTTGTGGAAAAAATTACGATACGGGAAGTTGCGTAGCAGATATCTTAAAAGATATTGTTGACGCTCAAAATGACATTGTAGAAAATTGCTGTGATACCAGCTGTGATCAATCCATCAACGACTTGCTAGGTGAGAACGATACCTCTAACGGTTTAGATACAGTTCCAGTTATCCTATATTGCAAGGATTGTAAACCATTTAAAGGATTTGGTGCTGTTCGTGAACACAGAAGCAAAATTGGCGATATCCTTTCTAGCTTCATCTTCCGTGTCAAAAAAGTAGATAAAGATAATTGCGCAGTTCTTGAATTGCTACTCAGTGACGGAGAAAGCTGTGGATATGATCACTTAAAAGATCCAACTGAACAAAGCACACATGATTTAGAAGCTACCGGCATTTGTATTACTGTAGATTTAGATTGTTTCTGTCATGTAACTTGCTTACCGGCAATCAACGCATTCAATTAA